The sequence GTGATGATTCATGGTCAGCAGGCAGAAGAGGTGGTCGTCGTATTCGGTGACGGTCTTTCCGGGCCAGTGCTTGTAGACTGCACCGACCTCGAATTCCTCGTAAGTGCGTCCGAACTGCATATCAGGCCTCCGGGGCTTCGAACTTGGAGGTGCGCTGCATGCCGGCCGCCCGGCCCTTGCCCGCGATGACCAGGGCCATCTTGCGGCTGGCCTCGTCGATCATCTCGTCGCCGAGCATCGCGGAGCCCTTCTTGCCGCCCTCCTCGGAGGTGCACCAGTCGTAGGCGTCCAGGATCAGCTCGGCGTGGTCGTAGTCCTCCTGCGAGGGCGAGAACACCTCGTTCGCCGCATCGACCTGGCCGGGGTGCAGCACCCACTTGCCGTCGAAGCCGAGCGCCGCCGCACGGCCGGCCACCTCGCGGTAGGCGTCCACGTCGCGGATCTGGAGGAAGGGGCCGTCGATCGCCTGGAGGTCGTGCGTACGGGCCGCCATCAGGATGCGCATGAGGATGTAGTGGTAGGCGTCCGCCGGGTAGCCGGGCGGCTGCTGGCCGACGACCAGGGTCTTCATGTTGATCGACGCCATGAAGTCCGCCGGGCCGAAGATCAGCGTCTCCAGGCGGGGCGAGGCGGCGCCGATCTCGTCGATGTTGACGAGGCCCTTGGCGTTCTCGATCTGCGCCTCGATGCCGATCTTCCCGACCTCGAAGCCCATCGTCTTCTCGATCTGGGTCAGCAGCAGGTCCAGCGCGACGACCTGCTGGGCGTCCTGGACCTTCGGCAGCATGATGCAGTCGAGGTTCGGTCCCGCGCCCTCGACGACCGTGATGACGTCCCGGTACGTCCAGTGCGTCGTCCAGTCGTTGACCCGGACCACCCGGGTCTTGCCCGTCCAGTCGCCGTTGTTCAGCGCGTCGACGATGTGGTGGCGGGCGCCCTCCTTGGCGAGCGGCGCGCAGGCGTCCTCCAGGTCCAGGAACACCTGGTCGGCGGGGAGGCCCTGGGCCTTCTCCAGGAACCGGGGGTTCGAGCCGGGCACGGCCAGACACGAGCGGCGCGGGCGCAGGCGGTTGACGGGGGTGGTCATGCGGGGACCTCCAGAGGGTCGAGCTTGTTCGCTTTCCGGATCTCGTCGACGATACGGCCGATGATCTCGGTGATGCCGAAGTCCTTCGGGGTGAACACGGCGGCGACACCCGCCCTGATCAGGGCCTCGGCGTCGGCCGGGGGAATGATGCCGCCGGCGATGACCGGGATGTCGCCGGCCCCGGTGCGGCGCAGCCGGGTCAGCACGTCCGGCACCAGCTCGGCGTGCGAGCCGGACAGGATGGACAGGCCGACGCAGTGCACGTCCTCGGCGACGGCGGCCGAGACGATCTGCTCGGGCGTCAGACGGATGCCCTGGTAGACGACCTCGAAGCCGGCGTCCCTGGCCCGCACCGCGATCTGCTCGGCGCCGTTGGAGTGCCCGTCCAGACCGGGCTTGCCGACGAGCAGCCGCAGCCGCCCGACCCCCAGGTCCTCGGCGGTCCGCGCGGTCTTCTCGCGTACGACGGCGAGCGGCGAGCCCTCCTCGGCGGTCACCGCGACCGGGGCGGACGACACCCCGGTCGGCGCCCGGAACTCGCCGAACACGTCCCGCAGCGCCCAGGACCACTCACCGGTGGTCACCCCGGCGCGGGCGCACTCGACGGTCGCCTCCATCAGGTTCTCGGTGCCCGCCGCGGCCTTCTTCAGCGCGGCCAGCGCCTCGGTGGCGCGGGGCTCGTCGCGGTTGTCGCGCCACTCGTGGAGCGCGGCGACCACCCTCGCCTCGTTCGCCGGGTCGACCGTCATGATCGCCCCGTCGAGGTCGGCGGTGAGCGGGTTGGGCTCGGTCGTCTCGTAGACGTTGACGCCGATGATCTTCTCGTCACCGGCCTCGATCCGGGCCCGCCGCTCGGCGTGCGAGGAGACCAGCTCGGACTTGAGGTAGCCCGACTCGACGGCCGCCATGGCGCCGCCCATCTGCTCGATCCGGTCCATCTCGGCCAGCGAGTCGGTGACCAGCTCCTCGACCTTGGCCTCGATGACGTGCGAACCGGCGAAGATGTCCTCGTACTCCAGCAGGTCGCTCTCGTGGGCCAGGACCTGCTGGATGCGCAGCGACCACTGCTGGTCCCAGGGCCGGGGGAGGCCCAGCGCCTCGTTCCAGGCGGGCAGCTGCACGGCGCGGGCGCGGGCGTCCTTGGAGAGGGTCACGGCCAGCATCTCCAGCACGATGCGCTGGACGTTGTTCTCCGGCTGCGCCTCGGTCAGGCCCAGCGAGTTGACCTGGACGCCGTAGCGGAACCGGCGCTGCTTGGCGTCCGTGATGCCGTAGCGCTCGCGGGTGACGCGGTCCCAGATGCGGCCGAAGGCGCGCATCTTGCACATCTCCTCGATGAAGCGGACGCCCGCGTTCACGAAGAACGAGATCCGCGCGACGACGGCCCCGAACTTCTCCTCGGGCACCTGCCCGGAGGCACGTACCGCGTCGAGGACCGCGACGGCCGTCGACATCGCGTACGCGATCTCCTGGACCGGGGTGGCCCCGGCCTCCTGGAGGTGGTAGCTGCAGATGTTGATCGGGTTCCACTTGGGGATGCGGTTGACCGTGTACGTGATCATGTCGGTGGTCAGCCGCAGCGAGGGGCCGGGCGGGAAGACGTGCGTCCCGCGCGAGAGGTACTCCTTGACGATGTCGTTCTGCGTGGTGCCCTGGAGCTTGCCCGGGTCGGCGCCCTGCTCCTCCGCGACGACCTGGTAGAGCGCCAGCAGCCACATGGCGGTGGCGTTGATCGTCATCGAGGTGTTCATCTGCTCCAGGGGGATGTCCTGGAACAGCCGGCGCATGTCACCGAGGTGCGACACGGGCACACCGACCCGGCCGACCTCGCCGCGGGCCAGGATGTGATCGGGGTCGTACCCCGTCTGGGTCGGCAGGTCGAAGGCGACCGACAGACCCGTCTGGCCCTTGGCGAGGTTGCGCCGGTAGAGCTCGTTGGACGCCTCGGCCGTGGAGTGGCCCGCGTACGTCCGCATGAGCCAGGGGCGGTCCTTCTGACGTTCGGTCATCTCTGAACCTCAGACGTTCCGGAAGCGGTTGATGGCGTCCAGGTGCTTCTCGCGCATCTCGTGGTCGCGCACGCCCATGCCCTCGCGCGGGGCCAGCGCCAGGACGCCGACCTTGCCCTGGTGGGCGTTGCGGTGCACGTCGTGGGCGGCCTGGCCGGTCTCCTCCAGCGAGTAGACCTTGGACAGCGTCGGGTGGATCTTGCCCTTGGCGATCAGACGGTTGGCCTCCCACGCCTCGCGGTAGTTGGCGAAGTGGGAGCCGATGATGCGCTTGAGCGACATCCACAGGTAGCGGTTGTCGTACTCGTGGTTGTAGCCCGAGGTCGAGGCGCAGGTGACGATCGTGCCGCCCTTGCGGGTCACATAGACGCTCGCGCCGAACGTCTCGCGGCCGGGGTGCTCGAAGACGATGTCCACGTCCTCGCCGCCGGTCAGCTCACGGATGCGCTTGCCGAACCGCTTCCACTCGCGCGGGTCCTGGTTCTGCTCGTCCTTCCAGAACTTGTAGCCCTCGGCGTTGCGGTCGATGATCGCCTCGGCGCCCATCTTCCGGCAGATCTCCGCCTTCTGGTCGCTGGAGACGACACAGATCGGGTTGGCGCCGCCGGCCAGCGCGAACTGCGTGGCGTACGAGCCGAGGCCGCCGCTGGCGCCCCAGATCAGCACGTTGTCGCCCTGCTTCATGCCGGCGCCGTTGCGCGAGACGAGCTGGCGGTACGCGGTGGAGTTGACGAGCCCGGGAGCCGCTGCCTCCTCCCAGCTGAGGTGGTCCGGCTTCGGCATCAGCTGGTTGGACTTGACGAGGGCGATCTCCGCCAGGCCGCCGAAGTTGGTCTCGAAGCCCCAGATGCGCTGCTCCGGGTCGAGCATCGTGTCGTTGTGGCCGTCCGAGGACTCCAGTTCGACCGAGAGGCAGTGCGCGACGACCTCGTCACCGGGCTTCCAGGCGTTGACGCCCGGCCCGGTGCGCAGGACGACACCCGCGAGGTCGGAGCCGATGATGTGGTACGGCAGGTCGTGGCGCTTGGTGAGCTCGCTGACCCGTCCGTAGCGCTCCAGGAAGCCGAAGGTGGAGACCGGCTCGAAGATGGAGGTCCAGACGGAGTTGTAGTTCACCGAGCTGGCCATGACCGCGACCAGGGCCTCGCCCGGACCGAGCTCCGGCACCGGCACGTCCTCCACGTGGAGGGACTTGCGCGGGTCCTTGTCGCGGCTGTCCACTCCGGCGAACATCTCCGCCTCGTCCTTGTGCACGGTGACCGCGCGGTACGACTCGGGGATCGACAGCGCCGCGAAGTCGGCGGCGGTGGGCGCGGCGGAGCCGCCCTTCGCTTCGGTCTGCGACTGGATCGCGTCCAGGATTTCCTTCACGGGTGCCTCCGGCGGTGCTGCGTCAGGGAACGCTGAGGGTCCCTGCGGACAGGGGGGGGACGGGTCTGGAGGTGTGCCGTCGGTTCGGCGGGTGTTGCTCGGCTGCTTGCTCTGTGGAGCAGAAGGGTTGCCTGGTGACGCAGGCGTCCGGGCGCGCAGGCGCGGTGGCTTGCGGGGACAGCCGGCGTACGTGAGATCCCAGCACGCCGGCCGCCCGGATGCCTTCAACGTATGGCACTGCGTGACAGCTGACAAGGCACTCGGTGCCAGTAATTTCCCTCAATTGTCAGTCGACTGCCACGCATGAGCAACACGGGCAGCGGTATGGGCCGAATCGCCCATGAGTGTCCGCTTGGAGGTCCGGTCAGGAAGAGGCGCGGCGGTAGACGTACGGAGTCGTGGTGGTCAGGACCGTGAAGCCGAGCCGCTCCAGGATCGGGCGGCTGTCCTCGGTCGCGTCCACCTGGAGATACCGGAAGCCGCGCTCCGCCGCCACGCCCGCACGGAAGGCCACCAGGGCCCGGTAGATCCCCCGCCCGCGCCACTCCTCGGCCGTACCGCCGCCCCACAGCCCCGCGAATCCCGTGCCCGGGTACAGCTCCATCCGGGCGGAGCTGACCGGCTCGTCGCCCGCCATGGCCACGAGCGCCACGAAGTGCTCCGGATCCTCCCGCAGCCGGGCCGTGACCTGTTTGCGGAGCCACGACCCGTCCTTGCCGAACGCCCGCTCATTGGCGCGCGCCATCAGCTCGGCGCCCGCCTCGTCCCGCACCTCTTCCAGCCGGACGCCCTCCGGCAGCCGCACCGCCGTCGCCAGCTCCGCCACCCGCGCCACGAGCAGCGTCTCCGGCTCCTCGGCCTCGAAGCCGGCCGCCAGCAGCCGCGCCCCCAGGTCGCCGGGCCGGTCGTGCCCGTACAGCTTCCACTCGAACGCGTCGCAGCCGACCCGCTCGCAGTGCGCCACCTGCTCCGCGATCGCCGCGTCCGCCCGGACGCCGTCCAGGCCGGGGGAGGACCAGCACACCCCGTTCCAGTCGTGCGCGGCGCCCACCTGCCGTACGACGTCACCCGCGCGCTCCACGCGGACGCCGGGGCCGTCGGGCGGCGCGTGCTCGCGCATCGCCCGGTCGAAGTCGGCGAGGAGGCGGGCCCGGTCCGATGTCACATGATCGTTCATCGGGCCACCTCAGCACCGGGGAGCCCGCCCGGCAAACGGTTTCCGGCTCAGCGCTCCTTCAGCGCCTGCTGGATCGTCCGCATCACTTCGTCCAGCGGTGCGTCCGTACGCGCCACCGCGACCAGCACCTCGCCCTGGGTCTCCACCGAGGCGGCCGGCGGCTTCGCGGGCTCCGCCCCGGCCGTGCGGCCCGCGCCGATCCCGGTGCCGAACGTGTCCCGCACGATGGCGAAGGCCTGGTCGAGCTGTGCCTCCACATCGCCCTGCCCGTCCGCCCGCAGCCAGCGGCGCAGCACATGGTTGTGCGCGGTGACGACGGCGGACGCGGCGACCTCGGCCAGCAACGGGTCGTCGTTGCCGGGGTGGTGGTCGCGCTCGTCGAAGTGGCCCAATAGATAGCGCGTGAACAGCCGCTCGTAGCGGGCCACCGAGGCGATCTCCGCCTGCCGCAGGGTCGGCACCTCACGGGTCAGCTTGTAACGGGCCACGGAGACCGCGGGCTTGGCCGCGTACATCCGCATGACTTCCTTGATGCCCCGGCACACCGTGTCGAGCGGGTGCTCGTGCGCCGGCGCGGCGTTGAGGACCGCCTCGGCCCGTACGAGGGTGTCGTCGTGGTCCGGGAAGATCGCCTCTTCCTTGGAGCGGAAGTGCCGGAAGAAGGTCCGCCGGGCCACGCCCGCCGCACCGGCGATCTCGTCGACCGTGGTGGCTTCGTACCCCTTCGTCGCGAAGAGTTCCATCGCCGCGGCGGCCAGCTCGCGGCGCATTTTGAGCCGCTGGGCCGCGGCTCGGGTGCCCGCGGCACTTTCCGGGACGTCGGGCGCGGCGGACACTCGGGAGGACCTGGCGGGCTGGGACATGGTGTGAACGTACTGCATCGGTGCAGGAGAGCGCGCCTGCGGGGGCGGGCCGCCCGGAGGACCGAGCAGCCCGCCCCAGCCGGCTCCCGCGTCAGCGCCGGGCATATTCGCGGAAGCCGCGTCCCGTCTTGCGGCCCAGGCAGCCCGCGGCGACCAGGTGCTCCAGGAGCGGGGCGGGCGCCAGGCCCGGGTCGCGGAACTCGCTGTGCAGCACCTTCTCGATGGCCAGCGAGACATCGAGGCCGACCACGTCCAGCAGCTCGAACGGGCCCATCGGGTAGCCGCCGCCCAGCTTCATCGCGGCGTCGATGTCGTCGAGGGAGGCGTAGTGCTCCTCGACCATCTTGATCGCGTTGTTGAGGTACGGGAACAGCAGCGCGTTCACGATGAACCCGGCCCGGTCCCCGCAGTCCACCGGGTGCTTGCGGACCTTCAGGCACACCTCGTGGACCGTGGCGTGCACATCGTCGGCGGTCAGCACCGTACGGACGACCTCGACGAGCTTCATCGCGGGCGCCGGGTTGAAGAAGTGCATCCCGACGACGTCCTCGGGCCGCCCGGTGGCCCGTGCGATCGCCACGACGGGCAGCGAGGAGGTGGTCGTGGCCAGCACCGCGCCGGGCCGGCACACCTTGTCGAGGGTGGCGAACAGCTGCTGCTTGACCGCCAGATCCTCGGCGACCGCCTCCACGGCCAGGTCCACCTCCGCGAACGCGTCCAGCGTGGCCGCGGCCGTGATCCGGGCCAGCGTCTCGTCCCGCGCCTGCTCGGTCAGCCGGCCCTTGGTGACCGACCGGTCCAGCGACTTGGCGATCCGGGCCTTGGCGAGGTCCGCCTTCTCCTGTCCGCGTGCGGCCAGCACCACGTCGTAACCCGCCTTGGCGAAGACCTCGGCGATGCCCGAGGCCATCGTCCCGGAGCCCGCGACGCCCACCGACCGCACGGTGCGCCCGGTGGCCTCCGCGCCGCGCGGGGCGGGCGTCAGCGCGTCCGGCACCACGGTCTGGCTGCCCGGCCCGGCGTACGTGTAGAAGCCGCGGCCCGCCTTGCGGCCGGTCAGCCCGGCGGCGGCGAGCTGGCCGAGGACGGGGGCGGGGGCGTGCAGGCGGTCGTGCGAGGCGGAGTACATCGCCTCCAGGACGGTACGGGCCGTGTCGATGCCGATCAGGTCCAGCAGGGCCAGCGGGCCCATCGGCAGACCGCAGCCCAGCTTCATCGCCGCGTCGATGTCCTCGCGGGTGGCGTAGTTCGCCTCGTACATCGCGGCGGCCTGGTTGAGGTAGCCGAACAGCAGGCCGTCGGCGACGAACCCGGGCCGGTCGCCGACGGACACCGGCTCCTTGCCCAGCAGGCGGGCCAGCTCCGTGACGGCCGCGACAGCCGGCGGGGCCGTCAGCACCGAGGAGACGACCTCGACCAGCTTCATCGCCGGCGCGGGGTTGAAGAAGTGCAGGCCGAGAACCCGCTCGGGGTGCTGCGACTCGGCGGCCAGCCGGGTCACGGACAGGGCGTTGGTGCCGGTGGCGAGGATGGCGGTGGGGGAGACGATCGCGTCGAGCTCCCGGAAGAGCTGCTGCTTGATCTCGTACGACTCCGGCACGACCTCGATGACCAGCTCGGCGTCGGCGGCGGCCTGGAGGTCGGAGAACGTACGGAACCGTGCCAGGGTGTCGCGGCGCTCCTCCTCGGTGATCCGCTCGCGCTCCACGGCGCGGGCGGTGGACGCCTCCAGGGAGGCGACGGCCTGGCGGGCGGCGGCTTCGTCGACGTCGATGCCGATGACCTCGCGGCCGGACCGGGCCAGGACCTCGGAGATACCGGTGCCCATCGTGCCGAGGCCGACGACGGCAATGGTGGAGAGAGGGGTGTCCATCACGGGACTCCAGGGATGAGTGACGACTGAGGGGACGCACGGGGCGCGCGAGGCGCACGGCGTGCGGGAGGTGCCTGTCGTGGTGCTCGACCACCGGGCGTGATCCACGCACGGGAGGGGAAGGGAGCGACGGACTCTGTCCCGGAGCCACGTCTCGTACAGCTGCCGAACCGACAACACTCCGGGTGGCTGCGTCACCAGGCCACCGGAGCCGACGGGAGAATGTCCCGCTCACCTGAGCTTAACCGGCGGGTAACGAGCGCGCCAGCCCTGCCGAGTTGTGGTCCGGGCCACATTTCCACCGCCTGCGGGCACGCAGCGTGTCCGCCATTACGCTGACAGTCATGGATGACGAGGAGTTGCGCTCGCTGACGCACCGACTGGCCGAAGAGACGGGGGAGTCGGCGGCCTGCCGTGCCCTGCTCGCCACCGAGGACACCGAGGAACTGGCCCGGGTCCTCGTCGAGCACGAACGCCCGCTCTGGGCCCGCGAGATCGCCGCGTTCCGCCTGGGCTGCGCGGGAGACCGCCGCGCCTTCGAACCCCTGGTGCTCCTCCTCAACCACCGCGACCCCGAACGCTGCGTCAGCGCCGCCCACGCCCTGACCCGCCTCGCCGACCCCCGCACCCCGAGGGCCGCCGCCGCCCTCGCCACCAACTCCCTGCGCACGGCCTACGCCCTGCACCCGGTCCGCCTCCTCACCACCCTGCGCGCCCCGGAATCCGCCCCCGCCCTCATCGAGACCCTGTCCGGCCTGCTGACCCCGGACGAACCGCACTGGCGGGTCGCCCTGGCGTGCGTCGAGGGCCTGGGATCCCTGGGAGACGCCGCCGCCCGCCCGGTCCTGGAGGCGGCCCTGCCGAGGCCCCGGCTGGCGGAGGCGGCCCGGGAGGCGCTCAGCCGGCTGCCGGCGGGATGAGTGTGCGGACGTACCGCACCTCCGGCACCGCGACGCCGTCCACGTCGAAGGGTTCCTCGGCCCCGTCCGTGCGGAAGCCCGCGCGCTCGTAGAAGCGGCGGGCCGGGGCGTTCTCCTTCAGCACCCACAGGGCGAGGTCCGGATACCCGGCCGCGGCGGCACGCGTGAGCACCTCGGTCATCAGGGCCCGGCCCACGCCCGTCCCGGTCTGTTCCGGGAGGACGTAGATCGCGTACAGCTCCCCGCGTGCGAGCCGGCGTCCGTCCTCGCGGTACGGGCCGAGGGCCGCCCAGCCGACGACGCCGGCGCCCGGCCGCTCGGCGACCACGTTGACGACGCCGTTCCGCGAGGCCAGATGGCGGCGCCGGAGTGCCGCGTCCTCGGCGATGTCCATCGCGTCCAGGTGGGCCTGCGGCATCAGCCCCGCGTAGGCGCTCTGCCAGCCGCGTACCCGGACCGTCGCGACGGCCTCGCAGTCCGCGAGCGTCATGTCGCGGACATACGGAGCGGGGGCGTGCGCGGGGGCCGGCCGATCGGTCACGCGGCCATCCTCGCGCACGCCCCCGGGAGAGGCACTGCCTTTTCTCAGCCCCGGAATCCCAGCAGTCCGTGCAGCACGCTGCCCCGGTCGCCGTCCGGACGCGCCGCCGGGCGGGCCGACTTGGCGGTTTCCGGTTTCGGGTCGGGGGTCTTCGCGCAGACCGCGTCCGCGTCGCCGCGGCCGGCGCGGGGGACGGTGCCCTTGGCGAGGTAGTCCGTCAGGTAGCGGTCCAGGCAGGCGTTGCCGCTCAGGGTGACGCCGTGGTTGGCGCCGCCCTGCTCGACGACGAGGCGGGAGCCGCGCAGCTTGCGGTGGAGGGTCACTCCGCCCTCGTACGGGGTGGCCGCGTCGTCCGTCGCCTGGAAGAGGAGCACCGGGGGCAGGGCGTGGTTGGACACCCGTACCGGATTCAGCGGCTCCACCGGCCAGTCGGCGCACGGGGCGTTGTACCAGGTGTTGCCCCAGGCCATGAAGGGCGCCTTCGCGTGCACCCGCCAGGTGTCGTTGCGCCAGGTGTTCCAGTCGCGCGGCCAGGAGGCGTCCCGGCACTGCACGGCCGTGTAGACCGAGTAGCCGTTGTCGCCGTCCGCGTCCACCGCGCCGAACCGTTCGAAGGCCGCGACGAGCGGCTTCTCGTCCTTGTCGTTGACGTAGGCGGCGAACGCCTCGGCCAGGACCGGCCAGTAGCCGTTGTAGTAGCCGCCCGGCAGGAACGTGTCGTCCAGCTCGCCCGCGCCGACCTTCTTGCCCGCCGGACGCTTCTTCACCGCGTCCCGCATCCGGTACCAGGCAGCCTCGACCTTCGCCGGGTCGCTGCCCAGGCGGTAGGTGGCGTCGTACTTGGCGACCCACGCGGCGAATGCCTTGTGCCGGGCGTCGAACGCGTAGTCCTGGGTCAGGTTGTCCTCGTACCAGACGCCCTCGGGGTCCACGTTCGAGTCGAGCACCAGGCGCCGGACGCGGTCCGGGAACAGCTTGGCGTACACCGCGCCGAGGTAGGTGCCATAGGAGTAACCGAAGTAGTTGAGCTGCCGCGCGCCGGTCGCGCGCCGGATCACGTCCAGGTCCTTGGCCGCGCTCACCGTGTCCGTGTAAGGGAGCATGTCCGGGTACTTCTCGCCGCAGGCGGCCGCGAAGTCACGGGCGCGGTTGCGGTTGACCCGCTCGCCCCCGAGGGACTGCGGCACCGGGTCGGGCCGGACCGGGTCGAAGTACCCGGGCACGCAGTCCAGGGCGGGCCGGCTCTTCCCGACGCCGCGCGGGTCAAAACCGATCACGTCGTACTGCGAGGCGACCGCCTTCGGCAGCGACGCGGCGACGAAGGCGGCCATCGAGAGGCCGCTGCCGCCGGGGCCGCCCGGGTTCACGAGCAGCGGACCCTGGAAGGTCTTCGAGGTGTGCGGCACGCGGGTCAGCGCCAGAGTGACCTGGCGGCCCGCCGGGTCGTCGTGGTCGAGGGGTGCGCGTACCGTCGCGCACTGGAGCGTCGGGGACGGCTTCGTCCCGCAGTCCTTCCAGGCGAGCGGAGCGGCACGCGGTGTCGCGGTGTCCGCCGCGGCCGGTGCGGCGGTCACCAGACCGGCGACCGTCGCACCGGCGGCGAGCAGCATGACTGGACGGTTCGTCATAGGGCCTCCCGTGATGGGGAACACGGCTGCGGGTGACGCAGCCCCCGCCGCATGTTCCCCGCAATCGGCGCCGGAAGGACCCGTTGTGGTGAGAGATGACCCGTTTGCGCGACCGCTCAGAGCAGGGTCAGCTGGGTGGGCTCCGAACCGTCGAGCGGTGGATGCGTCTCGCGCCGGGGGAGCTTGCGCGCCGTGCCCCGGTGCGAGGGCCCGATGCCGTACTCGGCCGCCAGCTCGTGCACGTACCGGGTGATGCGCCGCTGGTACCAGGTCGGCGCGTAGGCGCCGTCCGCGTACAGCCGTTCGTAGCGCCGTACGAGGTGCGGGTGGTGGCGGCCCAGCCACTCCATGAACCACTCGCGGGCGCCGGGGCGCAGATGCAGCACGAGCGGGGTCACCGAGGTGGCGCCGGCGGCGGCGATCGCGCGGACGGTGGCCCGCAGCTGCTCGGGGCTGTCGCCGAGGTGGGGGATGACGGGCGCCATCAGGACCCCGCAGCCGATGCCGGCCTCGCTCAGCTTCCGTACGGCGTCGAGCCGGCGCTCGGGCGAGGGTGTGCCCGGCTCCACGGTCCGCCACAGTTCGGGGTCGACGAAGCCCACCGAGACCGAGACGCCGACCTCGGTGACCTCGGCGGCCTGCCGCAGCAGCTCCAGGTCGCGCAGGATCAGCGTGCCCTTGGTCAGGATCGAGAACGGGTTCGCGTGGTCGCGCAGGGCGGTCAGGATGTCGGGCATCAGCCGGTAGCGGCCCTCCGCCCGCTGGTAGCAGTCGACGTTGGTGCCCATCGCGATGTGTGCCCCGTGCCAGCGCGGCGAGGCGATCTCGCGGCGGACCAGTTCGGGGGCGTTGACCTTGACGACGATCTGCGAGTCGAAGCCGTGCCCGGTGTCGAGGTCGAGATAGCTGTGGGTCTTGCGGGCGAAGCAGTACACGCA is a genomic window of Streptomyces sp. NBC_00708 containing:
- a CDS encoding alpha/beta hydrolase — its product is MTNRPVMLLAAGATVAGLVTAAPAAADTATPRAAPLAWKDCGTKPSPTLQCATVRAPLDHDDPAGRQVTLALTRVPHTSKTFQGPLLVNPGGPGGSGLSMAAFVAASLPKAVASQYDVIGFDPRGVGKSRPALDCVPGYFDPVRPDPVPQSLGGERVNRNRARDFAAACGEKYPDMLPYTDTVSAAKDLDVIRRATGARQLNYFGYSYGTYLGAVYAKLFPDRVRRLVLDSNVDPEGVWYEDNLTQDYAFDARHKAFAAWVAKYDATYRLGSDPAKVEAAWYRMRDAVKKRPAGKKVGAGELDDTFLPGGYYNGYWPVLAEAFAAYVNDKDEKPLVAAFERFGAVDADGDNGYSVYTAVQCRDASWPRDWNTWRNDTWRVHAKAPFMAWGNTWYNAPCADWPVEPLNPVRVSNHALPPVLLFQATDDAATPYEGGVTLHRKLRGSRLVVEQGGANHGVTLSGNACLDRYLTDYLAKGTVPRAGRGDADAVCAKTPDPKPETAKSARPAARPDGDRGSVLHGLLGFRG
- a CDS encoding Rv2578c family radical SAM protein, coding for MRWDNLAENNANTPASGAGALFAADAVTTRTFDTPEFRGITFHEVRARSIVNRVPGASRMPFEWTVNPYRGCSHACVYCFARKTHSYLDLDTGHGFDSQIVVKVNAPELVRREIASPRWHGAHIAMGTNVDCYQRAEGRYRLMPDILTALRDHANPFSILTKGTLILRDLELLRQAAEVTEVGVSVSVGFVDPELWRTVEPGTPSPERRLDAVRKLSEAGIGCGVLMAPVIPHLGDSPEQLRATVRAIAAAGATSVTPLVLHLRPGAREWFMEWLGRHHPHLVRRYERLYADGAYAPTWYQRRITRYVHELAAEYGIGPSHRGTARKLPRRETHPPLDGSEPTQLTLL